The genome window CACGGTGTGCTCGAGGCGTGACCGTCGCTCTGCACGTCGAACGACGTCACGCCGCCCAGGTACGTGCCCCGCCCCGCGTCGGGCAGCAGAGCCGCGAACCCGGCGCGGACGTACTCGTCCTGCTGCACGGACCGGCCGACGCTCGTCACCCCGTCGGAGGGTGCGTCGACCGCCCGGCCGACGAGGTAGCGCGCGGGGTGCGTCCGGGTCGGAGCCGGACGCCACCACAAGCCGCGTGCCTCGTCGTTCACGGCCGGCAGCCCCGGGGGCAGCAGGCCGTCGTAGTACGCGTACCCGATGCGACGCAACCGCGACGTCCCGGGGACGGACGGCACGAGCCGGTGCGTCGACCGTCCCGCGGCGACGACGACACACCGGGCGCGAACCGTCTCGGCACCCGTCCGGACGCGCACCGGCCCCGGTGCGTCGTGCTCGACCGCGTCGACGGGGCGGACGTCACGCAGGGCGACCCCGGCGCGGCACGCCGCCCGCACCAACCGCGAGCGCACCGCGTGCGGCGGCGCCCATCCCCCGCCGGGCTCGAGCAGCGCCACGTCACCGTCGTCCCATGCGAACGGGATCGCCTTGCGGAGCCGGTCGGTCGTCACCAGATCACCGGCGACGCCCGCGGCCGCCAGCTCCTCGACGCGCGGCAGCAGCAGCGCGGACCGGTCACGCCCGACGACCTCGACGGCCCCCGACACGACCCGGTCGGGGTGCTGGCGCCATGTCTGCGTGAACGACTCGACGGCGAGCCGCGCGGCGGGGCCCTCGGCCACGCCGCAGCGCAGCAGACCCCCGGAGCGGCGGGTGGCCGAGCGGCGCTCGTAGCCCCCGCGGTCGCCGAACCAGGCGAGTCGCACGGCAGGGACACCCGCGTCCAGCAGCGCCGCGACGACGAAGGCACCCACGACACCGTCGCCGACGACGGCGACGTCGACCGGCTCAGCCACAGGCACCTGCCGCGTCGGTGACGACCCAGCGGGCGGGCGGCAGCGACCACGAGTCCGCGAAGCCGGACGCGCCACGCCCCGCACGCAGGCTCGCGCGGGCGTGCTCGCACGCGGCGCGCACGATCGCGCCCGGGTCGGGCTGCGTCGTCACGACGTCGACGCCGACGCCCCCGGCGTCGTGGGCCAGCTCGGCCGCCCCGACCCAGGCGTCGTCGCTCAGCACCACGCGGCGCCCCGCTCGCACGAGCGCGGAGAGCGTCGGCCACGCGGCACGCGTGGCGTCGAGCTCGCCGAGGACCACCACGTGCTCCTCGGACCCGGCCGCCGCCTCGGCGGGCGTGACGACGCGCCCACCGGCCTCCGTCCACAGCCGCGGCAGCGCGCCGTGCTCCGAGAGCACCACGGCGACCGCGTCGCCCCCTTGCTCGGCGACGTGCCGGCGCACGGCCGCCACCTGCTCGCGGTCCGACGGCATGGGCGCCACGACACCGACCCGACGGTCCTGGTGGTGGACCGTCACGTCGGGTGCGGACGCCAGCGGCAGGCTGACCCGCACCGCGCCCGACCGGCCGTACGACTCCAGGGCGCGCCGCGCCCCCAGGCTGCTGAAGTGGCCGACGACGGCGTGCACGTGCGTGTCCCGCGCGAGCTCGGCGGCCAGGTCCGCGGACCGGGCGGGATCGGCACGGTCGTCGAGGAGCCGGACGCCGTCGTCGCCCGCGACCTCCGGGGGGACGAGCGCTCCCCAGGCGGCGCGGGGCCCGGTGACGGGCACGACAACGGCGACGACGTCCCGCACCGGGGTCACGCCCCGAGACCGAACAGCTTGGTCCGCGGGACCTCACCGGACCGCAGCGCGGCCAGCAGACGTGCGGCGCCGTCGGGTACGACGGGTGCCGCGACGTCGGCGAACTGCTCGGCTGTCTCGCGCAGGACGGCGACGGCCGCAGCGCGTGCGGACGTGCCCGGGGCCGTGGCGGCCACCTCGTCGGCGAGCCGCGCGACACGCTCGCCCAGCTCGACCAGACCGGCGGCGGCCGCTGCCGGGTCGAACCCGTCGAGCGTGAGCCCCGCCCGGATGTCGTCGACGGCCCGTGCCGCGTGCCGCGCGTGCCGCCGGACGTCCGCCGGGGCCGGGTCCGCGGCGGCCGGCTCCGACGTCGCACCGACGAGCCGCACGGTCTGCGCGAACGTGCGCTGCCAGGAGTCCATGACGGCCTCGGTACGCGCGAGGTCCTGCAGCGTGAAGTCCGTCTGGCGCGTCGCGGGGCGCCGCAGCATGCAGTGCAGGCGCAGCAGGTCGCGGCCCGCCACCGGCAGGAACTCCTCGGCCCACACCGCGTGCTGCCGGCTGGTCGAGAACTTCTGCCCGTTGAGCAGGAAGAACTCGTTGACCACGAAGCGCTCGGCGAGGAGCTCGTGCCTCCCGAGAGCCAGGTTCACGGCCGGGAACAGCACGGCGTGGAAGTAACCGTTGTCGATACCGAAGAACTGCACCGGACGCCCGACCACGTCACCGTCGGGGGCGGTGGGCCGCTCCACCGCGTAGCCCTCGGCCATCTCGAGCCACACGTAGATCCGGTGGTCCTCGTAGCCCTCGACCGGGACGCTCACGCCCCAGTCGCTGGGGTGCGCCACGAGGATCTCGGGGAGGCCGTCGGCCGCCATCGCGTCGCACACGGCCCGCAGGCGCGGCGGCATGTCGACCGAGTCCCAGTACTTCGTGAGGTCGTCGCGCATCGGCTCGAGCGGCAGCACCAGGAGCGTCACGGGCCGGATCGTGGCGGGCGACCCGCAGCGGATGCAGGACGGGTCGACCACGTCGTGGCACGCGTTGGGGCGGCAGCACTGCTCGCACGCGTTGCCGTTGGTGCCCGACCCGCAGTGCGGGCACGCGCCGTTGAGGTAGGCCTCGTACAGCCACCGCGAGCAGTCCTCGCAGTAGGGCAGCTGCATCGCGCGGGGGACGACCGCACCGACGTCGACCAGCGCGCGGAACATCGCCCGCACACGCGCGTCGTAGTCCTCGCCGCGGGGCAGCACGACGGTGTCGAAGTCGACGCCGGCGTCACGCCACGTCGTCGTGATGGACCGCGTATACCGGTCGGTGACCTCCACGGGGTCGCTGCCGTCGGCCCACGCTCGGCGCGGGACGTAGCTCTGGTTGTCATCCATCCCCGTGGTCAGGCGCACGTCCTCGCCCTGTGCCGCGAGCGCACGGCGCAGGACGTCGGCGGCGATGTACGGCCCCGACATGTGACCCACGTGCAGGGGTCCGTTCGGGGTCGGCGGCGTGCACGTCAGCCACGTGGTCACGCCGGGACCTCCACGCGCGGCCAGTACACGGACAGCCACGTCAGACCGGTCGCGGACGCTTCGAGGACGTGCGGGTGGCCACGCTCGATGAGCAGGACGTCACCAGCGGCCAGGGGCTCGACGACGCCGTCGGACTCGATGGTGCCCGCGCCGTCCTGCACGATCACGAGCTCACGCTGGTTGTGCTCGTCGGGCGCGGTGCGCGTGCCCGGGTCCAGCCAGCACGCCATGGCGCCGAAGGTGTCGTCGACCACCTCACCGGGGAAGACGCGTTGGCACGTCGTCCCGTACTCGTTCGGGGCGGTCGTCCGGTCGACCCGGGTGATCCGGGTGAAGGGTGCGGGCATGGCGGTACCTCTCTGCGATGACGGCGATGACGGTGACGATGGCGAGGACGAGTCCGACGGGTCGCTCCAGGAGGAGCATCACGGCAGCCAGGAGCAGGACCGTCGCGGCGGCGAGGGTCAGTCGCCGCCGCACGCGCGTGAAGGCGTACGCGGCCAGTCCGTACACGGTGAGGAACAGGCAGGAGGTCCAGCCGAGCAGGTGGTCCATCGAGAACGCCCCCGCCCCGGCGCCCGCGAGCACCACGAGGTAGCCGACGGTGAGGACGCCGCGTGGCACGAGCCCACGCGGGTCGCGCGTCGACCACCCGGGCGACAGGCGCGTGGCGGCGTGCTGGAAGAGGCTCGCGCCACCGAGCACCCACGCGTTCGTCGCCGCGACGATGGCCACGAGCGAGACCGCGACGAGGGGGACGCGGACCGCGTCGGGCAGTGCGGCGGTGAGCGCGGGCACGAGCAGCGCCGGCCCGCCCGGCGGGAGCGCGGCGAACGTGATGGCGGCGACGAAGTAGACGACGACGACGACCGGTACGGCCCGGCGGATCGCGTACCGGAAGGCGCGCTGCGGGTCGTCGACGCGCCCGGCCAGGAGCGACACGTTCTCCCAGCCGAGGTACGCGTAGAACGCGATGCCCGCCGCGGTCACGAGCCCGGCGGTCCCGGGGAAGTCCCTCGCCGTGACGTTCTCCCACTCCAGGCGCGGCAGGGCCAGTGCGCTCGCCAGCAGGATCACCACGACGGCCACACGCATCGACCACGCCTGGACGGCTCCGATGACCCGCGTCGGCAGCATGCTCGCGAGCACCGACACGACCATGAACCCGGCCGCGACGGCCGCCTGGACGGGTGCCGTGGTCAGGGCAGCGGCACCCGTGATCATGGCCAGGTAGCTGGCCGACGCCAGACCCATCGCGGGGTTGCCGACGAGGTAGACGACGAGCAGGACGACGTCGGAGTAGATGGCCAGCGGGCGGCCGGTCCCGGCCTCGACGACCTCCTGGATGCCCGAGGCTCGGGGGAAGTGGGTCGAGACGTCCGCGAAGAGCGCGGCGATGGCGATGCACGCGATACCCAGGACGACCCACAGGGCGACGGCTGCGCTGCCCGCGTGCTGCACCGTGAGGCCGGGCACCACGAGGATGCCGGCGCCGAGCACCGACGAGACGTACAGGAAGACGAGCCGACGCGCGGTCAGACCGGTGTCCTTCATGCCACCCCCCCCCGGGCAGAGAAACCAGGTCTGTCCCGGTTTGCGACGCGGCGAACGTAGGGCCGGCGGGTCACGTGCCGACATGACTGTCCGTCATGCGAGACCGGCGTTCGGATGATGGGCTCAGGCGGCCGGGTGGCCCTCACCTGCGTCGCCACGAATCGAGGGGCCTGTCTGGCACCAACTTGCGCGCAGGTGCGGAGGCGGCGGCGGGGGCGGCTGATCGAGTCCACCCGGCTCCTCGACCTCGTCGAGGCGAACGTCGGGGACGCTCTGACCCCACAGACGCTGATGTTTGCCGGTCTGTTCCTCCTCGCGCTGCACCTGGGAGGGGTCGGCGGCGCGCCGCCGGTGAACGGTGGCTGGCGGGGCCGTGGGGGGAGTTACCGCCGGCGGCAGGGGCTCGTACCACCCGCTCCCGTCATCACGCCGGAATGCACGGGAGAAGCCGCACGGGCAGGCGGTGTCGAGATGCGAGGCAGGTTGATGGCCGTTGAGCGGGCTACTTTGACCGGATGGCGGTAAATCCGACCGGCGGTCAGATCAAGGGGTCCGCGCGAGGCCCGACTGCCGTGCTGATCATCAGGCCACTGGCGGAAGCCTCCACGGTGAACGCCCTGAGGTCAGGTATGACCGCGTCTGCAGCGCAGAGGTCCTGAGACGAATGGGATGTCACCACCGCGAGCACATGGGCCCCTGCGGCGCGACCGGCCTCCAGGCCGGCTGGCGCATCTTCGACGACGAGGCACCGGCGAATGTCGAATCCGAGCGCCCGGGCCGCCTGAAGGTACCCCTGCGGGTCGGGCTTGCCGAGCCGCACATCTTCGGCCGCTACCAACACGTCAGGAACCGGAAGCCCCGCAGCCGCCAGTCGCGCACGCATGAGCGCCCGTGACCCGGAAGTCACCGCGGCCCACCGGCCCTCTGGAAGGGCCGACAACAGGTCACGCGTGGCAGGGAGTGCGGTCACATCACCGAGGTCGGCCAGCTCCAAGCGCTCAAGCTCGGCAACCGCCGCGGCGCGTTGGTCGCTCGGAAGAAACTCAGCCACCGTGTCCTCCGAGCGGCGCCCGTGACAGACCCGGAGAACCTCCGCAGGGTCGATCCCCCGCGCCGCCGACCACGCCTCCCAGGCCCGCACGACCGCCCCGGTCGAGTCCACCAACGTCCCGTCGATGTCGAACAGGATCGCGTCGACCTCAAAGCGCATGGGCAACAACCTAAACGCGCCGGAGCCTGACCCCGGGCGAGGTCACGGTGTCCTCCCGTGCCAGCCGGCTCGGCGATGGTCGCGCGGGTGTGCGAGCCCATGCGATGGACTCCGGTGATCTGGTCTGTCGCGACCCGCCGTTCTCGCTGCGCCCTGTCCGGATCGAGGCCCGGTGGCGCTCCGGCATGCGCCCGGAGACCCGTGGCCACGTGGCCGCCCTCGTGGGACTGGCGCGGCGGAACACGCTCCGGGCAGCTGCCGTCGAGCGACCCACCTGAGTCCCTCGCGCCCTCGGTGCTCTTCTCCGACTCGCGGGCGTCGTGACCGTAGGCCATGATCCGGGTGCTTCCGAATCACCGGGAGCATTCGGACACTCCGGCAGGCTCGCCGGACCCTTCCCTTGGAGTGCTCATGCTTGCGCTCGTCGCTGCCGTGATCTTCGCCCTCGCCCTGCTCCTCGACCTCGTCGAGGCGAACGTCGGGGACGCTCTGACCCCACAGACGCTGATGTTTGCCGGTCTGTTCTGCCTCGCGCTGCACCTGGGAGGGGTCGGCGGCGCGTCGCCGGTGAACGGCGGCTGGCGGGGGCGTGGGGGGAGCTCCCGCCGGCGGTAGGGGCTCGTACCACCCGCTCCGGTCATCACGCCGGAATGCACCAAGAGGTCACGACGCGCCCCGCGCGTTCGTGGCCTCTTGGTGCCCCCGTGAGGAGCCGCACGGGCCGCTCATTCCTGCCTCAGTCACACAATCGTGCATCTCGACAAGCGGCTGTCGAGATGTGCCAGACCCTGGCCGCCGCCAAGCGGCGTACTTTGACCGACGCCACGTCGCGCCGAGGTCTCGGTCAAAGTACGGAACACGAGACGTGCGGCCTCTGGACGCCCGATCGGGTTGAGCGCCGGATATGCGTAGGCTCAGCCCATGCCCTGATTCCGTCGTGTCGCGGCCTGGGCTCTCGTGCACGTCAGCTGCTCGCTACGGGCACAACTACGACGGGCTGGTCCTCGACGGATGGGCGGGCGTGGCGCACCCGAGGGTGGACGGCCGCGGACACGCAGCGGGTGCGCGCGGTGCGCGCGCAGTGAAAGGGGTGCCGACACATCACAACGGGGTGTTCTGCGCGGTGGAGCAGGCCGAGCGTGACCACCACCGCTTCGTCGTCGGTCAGCCCTCCAGGTGCGCGGCGCCCCGATCTCAGTCGGAGCGAGTGCCGCGTCGGCTCGTGCGCAGAAGGGCGGCTCCGAGGGCGACGGTGAGGAGCGCGACGAGCAGCA of Cellulomonas dongxiuzhuiae contains these proteins:
- a CDS encoding NAD(P)/FAD-dependent oxidoreductase; the protein is MAEPVDVAVVGDGVVGAFVVAALLDAGVPAVRLAWFGDRGGYERRSATRRSGGLLRCGVAEGPAARLAVESFTQTWRQHPDRVVSGAVEVVGRDRSALLLPRVEELAAAGVAGDLVTTDRLRKAIPFAWDDGDVALLEPGGGWAPPHAVRSRLVRAACRAGVALRDVRPVDAVEHDAPGPVRVRTGAETVRARCVVVAAGRSTHRLVPSVPGTSRLRRIGYAYYDGLLPPGLPAVNDEARGLWWRPAPTRTHPARYLVGRAVDAPSDGVTSVGRSVQQDEYVRAGFAALLPDAGRGTYLGGVTSFDVQSDGHASSTPWHAAADGNVLAVHGLDGGGFKQAPAIARRLAAAVMKEETS
- a CDS encoding type 1 periplasmic-binding domain-containing protein encodes the protein MTPVRDVVAVVVPVTGPRAAWGALVPPEVAGDDGVRLLDDRADPARSADLAAELARDTHVHAVVGHFSSLGARRALESYGRSGAVRVSLPLASAPDVTVHHQDRRVGVVAPMPSDREQVAAVRRHVAEQGGDAVAVVLSEHGALPRLWTEAGGRVVTPAEAAAGSEEHVVVLGELDATRAAWPTLSALVRAGRRVVLSDDAWVGAAELAHDAGGVGVDVVTTQPDPGAIVRAACEHARASLRAGRGASGFADSWSLPPARWVVTDAAGACG
- a CDS encoding class I tRNA ligase family protein, whose amino-acid sequence is MTTWLTCTPPTPNGPLHVGHMSGPYIAADVLRRALAAQGEDVRLTTGMDDNQSYVPRRAWADGSDPVEVTDRYTRSITTTWRDAGVDFDTVVLPRGEDYDARVRAMFRALVDVGAVVPRAMQLPYCEDCSRWLYEAYLNGACPHCGSGTNGNACEQCCRPNACHDVVDPSCIRCGSPATIRPVTLLVLPLEPMRDDLTKYWDSVDMPPRLRAVCDAMAADGLPEILVAHPSDWGVSVPVEGYEDHRIYVWLEMAEGYAVERPTAPDGDVVGRPVQFFGIDNGYFHAVLFPAVNLALGRHELLAERFVVNEFFLLNGQKFSTSRQHAVWAEEFLPVAGRDLLRLHCMLRRPATRQTDFTLQDLARTEAVMDSWQRTFAQTVRLVGATSEPAAADPAPADVRRHARHAARAVDDIRAGLTLDGFDPAAAAAGLVELGERVARLADEVAATAPGTSARAAAVAVLRETAEQFADVAAPVVPDGAARLLAALRSGEVPRTKLFGLGA
- a CDS encoding cupin domain-containing protein is translated as MACWLDPGTRTAPDEHNQRELVIVQDGAGTIESDGVVEPLAAGDVLLIERGHPHVLEASATGLTWLSVYWPRVEVPA
- a CDS encoding APC family permease; translated protein: MKDTGLTARRLVFLYVSSVLGAGILVVPGLTVQHAGSAAVALWVVLGIACIAIAALFADVSTHFPRASGIQEVVEAGTGRPLAIYSDVVLLVVYLVGNPAMGLASASYLAMITGAAALTTAPVQAAVAAGFMVVSVLASMLPTRVIGAVQAWSMRVAVVVILLASALALPRLEWENVTARDFPGTAGLVTAAGIAFYAYLGWENVSLLAGRVDDPQRAFRYAIRRAVPVVVVVYFVAAITFAALPPGGPALLVPALTAALPDAVRVPLVAVSLVAIVAATNAWVLGGASLFQHAATRLSPGWSTRDPRGLVPRGVLTVGYLVVLAGAGAGAFSMDHLLGWTSCLFLTVYGLAAYAFTRVRRRLTLAAATVLLLAAVMLLLERPVGLVLAIVTVIAVIAERYRHARTLHPDHPGRPDDRPERVRDDVPTRLPR
- a CDS encoding HAD-IA family hydrolase, with the translated sequence MRFEVDAILFDIDGTLVDSTGAVVRAWEAWSAARGIDPAEVLRVCHGRRSEDTVAEFLPSDQRAAAVAELERLELADLGDVTALPATRDLLSALPEGRWAAVTSGSRALMRARLAAAGLPVPDVLVAAEDVRLGKPDPQGYLQAARALGFDIRRCLVVEDAPAGLEAGRAAGAHVLAVVTSHSSQDLCAADAVIPDLRAFTVEASASGLMISTAVGPRADPLI